In Pseudobdellovibrio exovorus JSS, the genomic stretch ATTCGGTCTGCGTACAGGTGACTTTGTTACCGGTACAGTTCGTCCTCCGAAAGAGGGCGAAAGATACTTTGCTTTGATCAAAGTGGATTCGTTGAACTATGAATCTCCTGAGGCCAGCAAAGATAAAATTTTATTTGATAACTTAACTCCGCTTTATCCGAACAAGATGTTGCGTTTGGAACATATTCCAAACGAAATGACGACTCGTATTGTGGACTTGATGGCTCCGCTAGGAAAAGGCCAACGTGCCCTTATTGTGGCGCCGCCAAGAACAGGTAAAACCGTATTGATGCAGAATATTGCCAATGCGATTACTGCCAATCATCCTGAAGTGAAATTGATCGTCTTGTTGATTGATGAGCGTCCGGAAGAGGTAACTGACATGCAAAGAACCGTTAAAGGTGAAGTGGTCAGTTCTACATTTGACGAGCCACCAACTCGTCACGTTCAGGTAGCTGAAATGGTACTTGAAAAAGCAAAACGTCTTGTCGAGCACAAACATGATGTGGTGATTCTATTAGATTCGATCACTCGTTTAGCGCGTGCTTACAATACAGTGGTGCCGCCTTCAGGAAAAATCCTGTCGGGTGGTGTTGACTCGAATGCGTTACACAAACCAAAACGTTTCTTCGGTGCTGCCCGCAATATCGAAGAGGGCGGATCGTTAACGATCATCGCCACAGCCTTGATTGATACTGGTTCCCGTATGGACGAGGTTATCTTCGAAGAATTTAAAGGTACCGGTAACTCGGAAATCCATTTGGATCGCAAGTTGATGGAAAAACGTATCTTCCCTTGCTTGGACATCAATAAATCAGGAACTCGTAAAGAGGATCTGTTAATTGAAAAGATCGATTTGAATCGTCTTTGGATCTTACGTAAAGTTTTAGCTCCGATGAACGTGGTGGATGCGATGGAATTCTTAATGGATAAAGTCGATAAAACAAAAACAAACGCAGACTTCCTGAAAAGCATGAATGGGTAGACGTGAGCACGAACGAACAGAACCCTCAGCAGCCGGAACAGAAGCAAAACAAAAAACGTCAGTATCTTATTGCCGTCATCGCTACGCTTGCGGTTTCTGCTGTTGCTGCCGGATCTTACTACGCCTTGTCTTTTGCAAAAGAGCTGGAAGAAAAAGCCAACGAATCTCAAGAACAATTTGTTGGTGATCCTGAGGTTTCAAGTCAGCTTTTAACGGAATGTCAAAAATCAGCTGAGCGTATCGCGGACTCACAAAGCCT encodes the following:
- the rho gene encoding transcription termination factor Rho, translated to MAKKEIVIESKPRRKKPLTDSAPESTSSDTPAAQATESAPTTTQETKTETPAASAAAAEVSAPAVQTEDGAASAAPAAAASEPAAQQGSQQQQQHRQFRKFGNNQGGGNGGGGGHRHQNNNNNQNRYNNNQRRDFRDNRRNDFRDDEQPQHASSHSDADIDLADINLNEEEKSWLNSKDLKSKNIQVLTDLATKLKIENAAGMRRQDMVFEILKRAAKLGDIFGSGVLEILPDGYGFLRSPDYNYLPGPDDIYVSPSQMRKFGLRTGDFVTGTVRPPKEGERYFALIKVDSLNYESPEASKDKILFDNLTPLYPNKMLRLEHIPNEMTTRIVDLMAPLGKGQRALIVAPPRTGKTVLMQNIANAITANHPEVKLIVLLIDERPEEVTDMQRTVKGEVVSSTFDEPPTRHVQVAEMVLEKAKRLVEHKHDVVILLDSITRLARAYNTVVPPSGKILSGGVDSNALHKPKRFFGAARNIEEGGSLTIIATALIDTGSRMDEVIFEEFKGTGNSEIHLDRKLMEKRIFPCLDINKSGTRKEDLLIEKIDLNRLWILRKVLAPMNVVDAMEFLMDKVDKTKTNADFLKSMNG